A genomic region of Candidatus Omnitrophota bacterium contains the following coding sequences:
- a CDS encoding hydrogenase maturation nickel metallochaperone HypA: MHELGFAEQILNCVEEEARRHGARKALRVKLRMGKYSGLEKASLFFCLEAISAGTLMEGAEIEIEETAAEWFCANCGRYSSDGYAEPICPACGGKAVLTEGMELYVKEIELDDDEG; encoded by the coding sequence ATGCACGAGCTGGGATTTGCGGAACAAATATTGAATTGCGTGGAAGAGGAAGCGCGCCGGCATGGGGCGCGCAAAGCGTTGCGCGTTAAATTGCGCATGGGAAAGTATTCCGGGCTGGAAAAGGCGAGTTTATTCTTCTGTCTCGAAGCCATCTCCGCAGGCACCCTGATGGAGGGAGCGGAAATCGAAATCGAAGAGACCGCCGCCGAATGGTTCTGCGCGAATTGCGGACGCTATTCCTCAGACGGTTATGCGGAACCGATTTGCCCCGCTTGCGGCGGAAAAGCCGTCCTGACGGAGGGAATGGAACTTTACGTAAAGGAAATCGAATTGGATGACGACGAAGGTTGA
- a CDS encoding Hsp70 family protein, producing the protein MSENTLSHNLKPFIAGEFPIDPRRCALGWDLGNSETKIVIAHMPPMDQPIFRLLHFNGIPFIPSKAALDRDNQLRLGSEAENLVYLGEGAIYSIGKDLLKSFDAPCLYWKNQPLKPADLIEKFAAFMIQQATASLGFPAQELDSFISCPANFDSQQRQLWKEAIERAGIRLIGMENEPNQAVRSLIGSLPVKGYVSILDIGGGTTDLSIGEISPERQRFSILGSGACNLAGNNLTQILVEIVQDKALDGQPLTDPALRSQLYQSCVAAKHALTYQPDTVVPVADGKQFQACRITGAELEERSRPLLQRIGDAYQEILAQSGLARNQIPTQLLTGGSTLTPFIRNYVQREFPDAAIYLSSHPQFDVCLGNAMSALEQTVRTGKVPPSLHYIPPVEVQNITLHDICVAICPDASKPRELINDGLIPRGTLIPTEVLAGEYAPVYPQQTSARIVVSKGEPETPFTPDQELGWVRIPLKPQSGDRVVQVRVEMQVDCSSIVHIKARDLFTGDEKQLDLSVGIREKS; encoded by the coding sequence ATGTCTGAAAATACCCTCTCTCATAACCTGAAACCGTTTATAGCCGGAGAATTCCCCATCGATCCGCGCCGCTGCGCGCTGGGATGGGATTTGGGAAATTCGGAAACGAAAATCGTCATCGCGCATATGCCGCCGATGGACCAGCCGATCTTTCGCCTTCTCCATTTTAACGGAATCCCTTTTATTCCCAGTAAAGCCGCCCTCGACCGGGATAACCAGCTGCGTTTGGGCAGCGAGGCCGAAAACCTGGTTTATCTTGGCGAAGGGGCCATTTATTCGATCGGGAAAGACCTGCTGAAGAGCTTCGACGCCCCCTGCTTGTATTGGAAAAACCAACCCCTAAAACCGGCCGATTTGATCGAGAAATTCGCCGCCTTTATGATCCAGCAGGCAACCGCATCTCTTGGCTTTCCGGCGCAGGAACTGGATTCCTTCATCTCCTGCCCGGCCAATTTTGACAGTCAACAGCGCCAACTTTGGAAAGAAGCCATCGAACGGGCGGGAATTCGCCTGATCGGGATGGAAAATGAACCCAATCAAGCGGTCCGGTCTTTAATCGGATCTCTGCCGGTCAAAGGATACGTAAGCATCCTGGATATCGGAGGCGGCACTACCGACCTGTCGATTGGCGAGATTTCCCCGGAACGCCAACGGTTTTCCATCCTGGGGTCCGGGGCGTGCAATCTGGCGGGGAACAATCTGACTCAAATCCTGGTGGAAATCGTTCAGGACAAGGCGTTAGACGGCCAACCCTTAACCGACCCGGCGTTGCGCTCTCAACTTTATCAAAGCTGCGTCGCCGCCAAACACGCTTTGACCTATCAGCCCGATACCGTCGTTCCCGTTGCGGATGGAAAGCAATTCCAAGCCTGCCGCATTACTGGCGCGGAATTGGAAGAACGCTCCCGCCCTCTGCTCCAGCGCATTGGGGACGCTTACCAGGAAATCCTAGCCCAATCCGGCTTAGCCAGGAACCAAATCCCCACGCAACTCCTGACCGGCGGCTCCACGCTGACCCCCTTCATCCGTAATTACGTCCAACGGGAATTCCCGGACGCCGCCATCTATTTATCCAGCCATCCCCAGTTTGACGTTTGCCTGGGCAACGCCATGTCCGCTCTCGAGCAAACGGTGCGAACCGGCAAAGTCCCGCCTTCCCTTCACTATATTCCGCCGGTGGAAGTGCAAAACATCACTCTCCACGATATCTGCGTCGCCATTTGCCCGGATGCCTCCAAGCCCAGGGAACTCATCAACGACGGCCTGATTCCCCGGGGAACCTTGATTCCCACCGAGGTCTTGGCCGGGGAATACGCCCCGGTCTACCCCCAGCAAACATCGGCGCGAATTGTTGTTTCCAAAGGCGAACCGGAGACGCCGTTCACTCCCGATCAGGAACTGGGTTGGGTAAGGATCCCCTTGAAACCGCAATCCGGCGATCGGGTGGTCCAGGTCCGAGTCGAGATGCAAGTGGATTGCAGTTCCATCGTGCATATCAAAGCCCGCGATTTATTCACCGGCGACGAAAAGCAACTGGATTTATCCGTGGGAATCCGGGAAAAATCCTGA
- a CDS encoding tyrosine-type recombinase/integrase, producing the protein MEGITPHVLRHTFASQLAIAGVSLYKVQTWLGHRDAATTQIYAHLQATDSDIEKIG; encoded by the coding sequence CTGGAAGGAATAACACCTCACGTTCTGCGGCATACGTTTGCTTCGCAGCTGGCCATTGCCGGAGTGAGCCTGTACAAAGTGCAGACGTGGCTGGGGCATCGGGACGCGGCCACCACGCAAATTTACGCCCATCTGCAGGCGACGGACAGCGATATTGAAAAGATCGGCTAG
- a CDS encoding cytidylate kinase-like family protein, whose translation MTDIHQIVNRQINRWNQEISLYKESLKLDESAEHPAKAKPVVTLSRQRGCRGREFAHLLAHELHYGLFDRQIVNYIAEHMGVRSEMVESLDEHERSALEIWVQGMLNQRLVERDDYFRALAEAVKTISFQGGVVILGRGANFLLRRTNAFHLRLIAPIEIRIRNLADYRGVEPSEAEKEIERVDGERAQFIKRYYRHDINDPCVYDLTINMENTTLDAAVKIALSALRARGWSLELTGGDKRTRAKKLP comes from the coding sequence ATGACCGATATTCATCAGATCGTCAATCGTCAAATCAACCGCTGGAACCAAGAAATCTCCCTTTATAAAGAAAGCCTGAAATTAGATGAAAGCGCGGAACATCCCGCGAAAGCCAAACCCGTCGTTACGCTTTCCCGCCAGCGCGGCTGCCGGGGAAGGGAATTCGCTCACCTGCTCGCCCATGAATTGCATTACGGTCTCTTTGACCGGCAGATCGTCAATTACATCGCCGAACACATGGGCGTACGCAGCGAAATGGTGGAATCGCTGGACGAACACGAGCGCTCAGCGTTGGAGATATGGGTGCAAGGCATGTTGAACCAGCGGCTGGTGGAGCGCGACGATTATTTCCGCGCCTTGGCGGAAGCCGTGAAAACCATTTCCTTCCAAGGCGGCGTCGTGATCCTGGGACGGGGAGCCAATTTTTTATTGCGCCGCACAAACGCCTTTCATTTGAGATTGATCGCCCCCATCGAAATCCGGATTCGCAACTTGGCCGATTATCGCGGAGTGGAACCGTCCGAGGCGGAGAAAGAGATCGAGCGCGTTGATGGCGAACGCGCCCAATTCATTAAACGGTATTATCGCCACGATATCAACGATCCCTGCGTTTACGATTTAACGATTAATATGGAGAATACAACTCTGGATGCGGCGGTAAAAATCGCCTTATCCGCTTTACGCGCCCGGGGATGGTCTCTCGAATTAACCGGGGGGGATAAACGAACCAGAGCCAAAAAATTGCCCTAG
- the hypB gene encoding hydrogenase nickel incorporation protein HypB encodes MTTKVELDRKVKAKGWEIAEALRADFRKRGIYAVNLIGSPGAGKTSLLEALAPRLQGKAAVIEGDLQTDEDKRRIERCGLPAYEINTIGACHLDAKMVENALTEFPIPDKQFLFIENVGNLVCPASCEIGEDIKIAVISVTEGGDKPAKYPVALRVSAAMVISKLDLLPYVDCDVERMERDALAANPEIEIFKISAKNGDGLDEFLSWLEELRAARN; translated from the coding sequence ATGACGACGAAGGTTGAGCTCGATCGAAAAGTGAAAGCCAAAGGATGGGAAATCGCGGAAGCTTTGCGCGCCGATTTCCGCAAGAGAGGCATTTACGCCGTGAACCTGATCGGTTCGCCGGGCGCGGGAAAAACCAGCCTCTTGGAAGCGCTGGCGCCGCGCCTGCAAGGCAAAGCGGCGGTCATCGAAGGCGATTTGCAGACGGACGAAGATAAGCGGCGCATCGAACGCTGCGGCCTGCCCGCCTATGAAATCAACACTATCGGCGCATGCCACCTCGACGCCAAGATGGTGGAAAACGCCTTGACGGAATTTCCCATCCCGGACAAGCAATTCTTGTTCATCGAAAACGTCGGCAATCTCGTTTGTCCCGCCAGTTGCGAGATCGGCGAGGATATCAAAATCGCCGTCATTTCCGTTACGGAGGGCGGCGACAAACCGGCGAAATATCCAGTCGCCCTGCGAGTTTCCGCCGCGATGGTCATCTCCAAACTGGATCTTCTTCCGTACGTCGATTGCGATGTAGAACGAATGGAACGGGACGCTCTCGCCGCCAATCCGGAGATTGAAATTTTTAAAATTTCCGCTAAGAATGGCGATGGTCTCGATGAATTCCTTTCCTGGTTGGAAGAATTGAGGGCGGCGAGGAATTGA
- a CDS encoding TIM barrel protein — MAINRRGFLGAAGAGLSTLSFNISSARAADMASVKIGMCDWNLGGSAKPDLIPRAKEAHLDGIQVSVGTDPSNIPLRDPKVRKKYLDLGKENGIAFHSVAAGSILNMIPLATEPQSAVYVIDAVEAAAALGAANILIAFFGNGDLRLRDGMGRYRLLKKEPFQVFELDSQKVNRVVEVLKQIVPRAEEAGVALGLENTLSAEQNLEIIDRIGSPIAQVYYDIGNSTTNGYDVPNEIRLLGADRICEIHLKDNGKDVQVFDSPNAEIKWPDIAKACKDIEYDKWYVLEESGRENRLIEDTRTNVAFAKKVLG, encoded by the coding sequence ATGGCAATCAACCGCAGAGGATTTTTAGGCGCCGCTGGCGCGGGACTTTCCACCTTAAGTTTCAATATCTCATCAGCGAGAGCGGCGGATATGGCCAGCGTGAAAATTGGAATGTGCGATTGGAATTTGGGCGGTTCCGCCAAGCCCGATTTAATCCCTCGCGCCAAGGAGGCCCATCTCGACGGCATCCAGGTCAGCGTGGGAACGGATCCCAGCAACATCCCATTGCGCGATCCTAAAGTGCGAAAAAAATATCTCGACCTGGGCAAAGAGAACGGCATTGCGTTTCATTCCGTCGCCGCTGGAAGCATTCTCAATATGATCCCTCTCGCCACGGAACCCCAATCGGCGGTTTACGTCATCGACGCCGTGGAAGCGGCGGCCGCTTTGGGCGCGGCGAACATCCTGATCGCCTTTTTCGGCAATGGCGATTTGCGGCTGCGGGATGGGATGGGACGTTATCGACTCTTGAAGAAGGAACCTTTTCAAGTTTTCGAGTTGGACAGTCAAAAAGTCAACCGCGTCGTCGAGGTTCTTAAGCAGATTGTTCCCCGTGCGGAGGAGGCGGGCGTGGCGCTGGGTTTGGAAAACACGTTATCCGCCGAACAAAACCTGGAGATCATCGACCGGATTGGTTCTCCGATCGCGCAAGTGTATTACGATATTGGCAATTCCACCACAAATGGCTATGATGTACCCAATGAAATTCGCCTCCTGGGCGCCGACCGCATCTGTGAAATTCATCTGAAGGATAATGGGAAAGACGTGCAAGTCTTCGATTCTCCCAATGCGGAGATCAAGTGGCCGGATATCGCCAAGGCGTGCAAGGATATCGAGTACGATAAGTGGTACGTTCTCGAAGAGAGCGGACGCGAAAATCGCCTCATCGAGGATACGCGGACGAATGTGGCCTTCGCCAAAAAAGTCTTAGGATGA
- a CDS encoding chemotaxis protein CheA: MTSWTVAVAIKETINALCAKLASENLANPQVLAGIHSQFEEIGQWAKEHSEPNVIVAAEEMANLVEKIILEEVPDRDDSLEAVRKTASTLLELYGEEEKSGGEDAAPRTDAPKIDIQEIIETLSETLVLSNLNDMQVLAGIHSQFEAIERWAQTQSQTKITAATAAAMNIIEKLIFREIPDPSSAIDTINKTVSVLQAAICEGRRESQTEFPPELEQYPFEKKSQLSALLTQSKAPRQESAALSPPPGVEEAMFADFLTRQNSALEEMEELFLILEKEDNEENKRALHRLIHTLKGESGMLGLHDIERLCHAAEDLIKRIQPSLIIDILLNVKDWLSQTFDAYAGKKPKPEAIDRLLRQIEKAEEPLAEEKPEAPPPPESVEPPAPIALPAEMDLGILHDFISEAMEHLDASDVHLLTLETEPTHEEALNAVFRAFHTIKGVAGCLELGEIRSLAHEAESLLDRARKGNLVLEGEAIDITFAAVDAMKYLVNNLKESLASGASLSPYEDLPQVVAGIQAVIYGRKEEKPPSPIKAGPIPHKDVQLPPKTLAEPQIKPAPSPAVQSAAVPATVEKSVTVSPSAVTPPLAAKSSMPGQGIKIKEVVKVDAARLDHLVETIGELVIAFSMVRQSFEKEDIHAQRLDRHLRQLDKITRELQGMGTSLRMVPIRATFQKMARLVRDLSHKTNKPIEFVLFGEDTELDKAVVDKIGDPLVHMMRNAVDHGIEESKEKRRLANKPETGRIELRAFHKGGNILIEIEDDGRGLDREAILAKSRERGLIRDGDSLSERDIFNLIFEPGFSTAKKITEVSGRGVGMDVVKRNIESLRGQVEIRSEFGKGSVFTIRLPLTLAIIDGMVVRVGNERYILPTLSIIQSLQPRRSDLTTVMDRGEMLKLQGRLVPIFRLGRLFQLKRQEPDPTEALIVVVEDNEKLAGLLVDELIGQQQIVIKSIGEIFQGLPGISGGAILPDGRVGLILDVGGLVRLANDSTAKNRSLRESAAIPDEY; the protein is encoded by the coding sequence ATGACGTCATGGACGGTAGCTGTGGCCATCAAAGAAACGATTAACGCTCTCTGCGCCAAACTCGCTTCCGAAAACCTAGCCAATCCCCAGGTATTAGCGGGAATTCATTCGCAATTCGAAGAGATTGGCCAATGGGCGAAGGAGCATTCCGAGCCGAACGTCATCGTCGCGGCGGAAGAGATGGCGAACCTGGTCGAAAAAATCATCTTGGAAGAAGTTCCGGATCGCGATGACTCTCTCGAAGCCGTCCGAAAGACGGCGTCCACACTTCTTGAACTTTATGGCGAAGAGGAAAAATCTGGAGGCGAGGACGCTGCGCCTCGAACGGATGCGCCGAAGATCGATATACAAGAGATCATCGAAACTCTTTCGGAAACATTAGTCTTATCCAACCTCAACGATATGCAGGTTTTAGCGGGAATTCATTCCCAGTTCGAAGCTATCGAACGCTGGGCGCAAACGCAATCCCAAACGAAAATCACGGCGGCGACAGCGGCAGCGATGAATATCATCGAAAAGTTGATTTTTCGGGAAATTCCCGATCCTTCCAGCGCCATCGATACAATCAATAAGACCGTTTCCGTATTGCAAGCCGCGATTTGCGAAGGCCGAAGAGAAAGCCAAACCGAATTCCCGCCGGAATTGGAACAATATCCATTCGAGAAAAAATCGCAACTATCGGCGCTGCTAACTCAGAGTAAAGCTCCACGCCAGGAATCCGCCGCATTATCTCCGCCTCCCGGCGTAGAAGAAGCCATGTTCGCCGATTTTCTCACTCGTCAGAACAGCGCCTTGGAAGAGATGGAAGAACTTTTTCTCATCTTGGAGAAAGAAGACAATGAGGAGAATAAGCGCGCCCTGCATCGGTTGATTCATACCCTGAAAGGGGAATCCGGCATGTTAGGGCTGCACGACATCGAGCGCCTTTGTCATGCGGCGGAAGATTTGATCAAGCGAATTCAACCCAGCCTGATCATCGATATTCTTTTAAACGTGAAAGATTGGCTTTCGCAAACGTTCGACGCTTATGCGGGGAAAAAACCTAAACCTGAAGCGATCGACCGTCTCTTGAGGCAAATCGAAAAAGCGGAAGAACCGCTGGCGGAGGAAAAACCTGAAGCGCCGCCGCCTCCAGAAAGCGTAGAGCCTCCCGCCCCAATCGCCCTTCCCGCCGAAATGGATTTGGGAATTCTCCATGACTTCATTTCCGAGGCAATGGAGCATTTGGACGCTTCAGACGTGCATCTTCTCACATTGGAAACGGAACCCACTCATGAGGAAGCCCTCAACGCCGTCTTCCGCGCATTCCATACCATCAAGGGCGTAGCAGGTTGCCTGGAACTGGGGGAAATTCGTTCGTTGGCTCACGAAGCGGAAAGTTTGTTGGATCGCGCCCGAAAAGGAAATCTCGTTTTGGAAGGGGAAGCGATCGATATCACTTTCGCCGCTGTGGACGCGATGAAATATCTCGTCAACAATCTCAAAGAATCCTTGGCCTCTGGCGCTTCTCTATCTCCATACGAAGATTTACCCCAAGTCGTGGCCGGAATCCAGGCCGTAATATATGGGCGAAAAGAGGAAAAACCTCCCTCACCCATCAAAGCGGGTCCCATCCCGCATAAAGATGTTCAATTGCCGCCGAAAACACTAGCTGAACCCCAAATAAAACCAGCGCCCTCACCCGCGGTCCAATCCGCCGCCGTCCCAGCGACGGTGGAAAAATCGGTGACGGTTTCGCCAAGCGCCGTCACTCCCCCCTTGGCGGCGAAATCCTCGATGCCGGGTCAGGGCATTAAAATCAAGGAAGTGGTGAAAGTCGACGCCGCTCGTCTCGATCACCTGGTGGAAACGATCGGCGAGCTGGTCATCGCCTTCTCTATGGTGCGGCAATCTTTCGAAAAAGAGGACATACACGCCCAGCGGTTGGACCGTCATCTCCGGCAGTTGGATAAAATTACCCGCGAGTTGCAGGGAATGGGAACGTCTTTGCGCATGGTTCCCATCCGCGCCACGTTCCAAAAGATGGCCCGTCTGGTTCGGGATTTATCCCACAAAACGAACAAGCCCATCGAGTTCGTCCTTTTCGGCGAAGATACGGAATTGGATAAGGCGGTTGTGGATAAGATCGGCGATCCGCTTGTGCACATGATGCGCAACGCCGTCGATCACGGCATCGAGGAGAGCAAGGAAAAACGGCGGCTAGCCAATAAGCCCGAAACGGGACGGATCGAATTGCGGGCTTTTCACAAAGGGGGGAATATTCTGATCGAAATCGAAGATGACGGGCGAGGGCTTGACCGCGAAGCCATCCTGGCCAAATCGCGAGAACGGGGCTTGATCCGCGACGGCGACTCTCTCAGCGAACGCGATATTTTCAACCTGATCTTCGAACCGGGCTTTTCCACGGCGAAAAAGATCACCGAAGTGTCGGGACGGGGCGTGGGGATGGACGTGGTGAAACGCAACATCGAATCGCTGCGAGGGCAAGTGGAAATCCGCTCCGAATTCGGCAAGGGAAGCGTCTTCACCATACGGCTTCCGTTGACGTTGGCGATCATCGACGGAATGGTCGTCCGAGTGGGGAACGAGCGGTATATTCTACCCACACTTTCCATCATCCAATCGTTGCAACCGCGCCGCAGCGATCTTACCACCGTGATGGACCGGGGGGAGATGTTGAAACTGCAAGGCCGATTAGTGCCTATCTTTCGGCTGGGGCGACTCTTTCAATTGAAAAGACAAGAACCGGATCCTACGGAAGCATTGATCGTCGTGGTAGAAGACAACGAAAAATTGGCCGGGCTCCTCGTCGACGAATTGATCGGCCAGCAGCAGATCGTCATCAAATCCATCGGTGAAATTTTTCAAGGATTGCCGGGGATTTCCGGTGGAGCGATCCTTCCGGACGGCCGCGTTGGTTTGATATTGGACGTGGGCGGATTGGTGCGGCTGGCGAACGACAGTACCGCCAAAAACCGTTCCCTGCGAGAATCGGCGGCGATTCCAGATGAGTACTAG
- a CDS encoding helix-turn-helix domain-containing protein: protein MTETITLLTRPDAAKYLRISLRTLYQFLADGEIQKVQYRPGGRVFLDKADLDEFIEKSKRRG from the coding sequence ATGACCGAGACGATTACCCTGCTTACGCGCCCGGATGCGGCCAAATATCTGCGGATTTCTCTGCGTACGCTGTACCAGTTTTTGGCCGACGGCGAAATTCAAAAAGTCCAATACCGGCCGGGCGGCCGAGTCTTTCTCGACAAAGCCGATTTGGATGAATTCATCGAAAAAAGCAAACGCCGCGGCTAG
- a CDS encoding flagellar hook-length control protein FliK → MPDAIRVQSPPTLTASAQSSGLANLLKAGSLMGTVLSQTEDKTVVSFQGRPYPIDVKGLDMKPGQQVLARLVGDQIQLELRPEESQNSAASASRTLGSTLANMGLPQANAQFIAQALLAAGIPLDRAVLNELSQMLRNLTGDQISALSFLFSRGLPVSESLVSFIAHLFAQRRQPAQTADRLLTELQELEEELDKDDDEKSVPPDIRRKLSEFRHLMQSQMPSLRDSSSQKFQEALEEYLRSALKSPEAFIQNAGGEEVKSFGELAVRLLSLLLELQPLFETTKHGDAIHSLIEQAKTLHESLSVQALRNLPSQEDGNAAFFFLQVPLRGDGETKNLELLYKPKGQDKKSASIEFRVEMSKLGPIHADMQWNRPKLTLHLTASQEKARQFLETALDELKEALIRKGFVIDGAFVKTGEIPDTLQPENPTAFPISSKGLDVRA, encoded by the coding sequence ATGCCCGACGCCATTCGCGTTCAATCTCCGCCAACGTTGACGGCTTCGGCGCAATCGTCCGGATTGGCGAATCTTCTTAAAGCGGGATCTTTGATGGGAACCGTTTTATCTCAGACGGAAGACAAAACCGTCGTATCGTTCCAGGGCCGGCCTTATCCCATCGATGTTAAGGGATTGGATATGAAGCCCGGCCAACAGGTATTGGCGCGCCTGGTTGGCGATCAAATTCAATTGGAACTTCGCCCTGAAGAGAGTCAAAATTCGGCAGCGTCCGCCTCGCGAACGCTTGGTTCAACGCTGGCCAATATGGGTCTGCCGCAAGCCAATGCTCAATTCATCGCGCAGGCGCTGCTCGCTGCCGGGATTCCCTTGGATCGCGCCGTATTGAATGAACTGTCGCAAATGCTTCGCAATTTGACGGGGGATCAGATTTCGGCGTTATCGTTCCTGTTTAGCCGTGGTCTTCCGGTCAGCGAATCTCTTGTTTCCTTTATCGCCCATCTCTTCGCTCAGCGGCGCCAACCCGCGCAAACCGCCGATCGGCTGTTAACGGAGCTGCAAGAGTTGGAAGAGGAATTGGATAAGGATGATGACGAAAAATCCGTTCCGCCGGATATCCGCCGGAAATTAAGCGAATTCCGCCATCTCATGCAAAGCCAGATGCCTTCGTTGCGAGATTCTTCCAGCCAAAAATTCCAGGAAGCGCTGGAGGAGTATTTGCGATCCGCTTTGAAATCTCCGGAAGCGTTTATTCAAAATGCCGGAGGAGAGGAAGTGAAATCGTTCGGCGAATTGGCGGTTCGGCTGTTGTCGCTGTTGCTTGAATTGCAGCCGCTTTTTGAAACGACGAAACATGGCGACGCTATCCATTCGCTGATCGAACAGGCGAAAACGCTGCACGAAAGCCTATCCGTACAGGCGTTGCGAAACCTGCCCTCGCAAGAGGATGGGAACGCGGCATTCTTTTTTCTGCAAGTTCCCCTGCGAGGCGACGGCGAAACGAAAAATCTGGAATTGCTTTATAAACCCAAAGGCCAAGATAAAAAATCCGCGTCCATCGAATTCCGCGTAGAGATGTCCAAATTGGGACCGATTCACGCAGACATGCAATGGAATCGTCCGAAACTGACGCTTCATCTGACAGCGAGCCAAGAAAAAGCGCGCCAATTTCTCGAAACGGCGTTGGATGAATTGAAAGAGGCTCTGATTCGTAAGGGGTTCGTCATAGACGGCGCCTTTGTGAAAACCGGAGAGATTCCCGATACGCTGCAACCAGAAAATCCAACGGCGTTCCCGATTTCTTCCAAAGGATTGGATGTCCGCGCTTGA
- a CDS encoding chemotaxis protein CheW — protein MNGEKVSSRNGADSGLESKAGKYLTFRLGKEEYGLEIMKVVEIIGLMEITTVPRTPDFVRGVINLRGKIIPVIDLRRKFELPSKEDTERTCIIVVQIDQSVSQVTMGVIVDDVSEVVNIRAEQIEPTPSFGANVNTDFILGVGQVGKNVIMLLDIGKILSFEEIRLIDQVSH, from the coding sequence ATGAACGGCGAAAAAGTTTCCTCCCGCAATGGGGCCGATTCCGGCTTGGAGAGCAAAGCGGGTAAATATCTCACATTCCGGCTGGGCAAGGAAGAGTATGGCCTCGAAATTATGAAAGTCGTGGAGATTATCGGCTTGATGGAAATCACAACGGTGCCGCGCACGCCCGATTTTGTGAGGGGAGTGATCAACTTACGGGGCAAAATCATTCCCGTCATCGATTTGCGGCGAAAATTCGAATTGCCTTCAAAGGAAGATACGGAAAGAACGTGCATTATCGTCGTACAGATCGATCAATCCGTTTCCCAAGTTACGATGGGCGTTATCGTCGATGACGTCTCCGAGGTCGTCAATATCCGCGCCGAACAAATTGAACCTACGCCTTCTTTTGGGGCGAATGTGAATACGGATTTCATTTTAGGCGTCGGCCAGGTTGGAAAAAACGTTATCATGCTGTTGGATATCGGCAAAATCCTTTCCTTCGAGGAGATCAGATTAATCGACCAGGTCTCGCACTGA